The Agrococcus carbonis sequence CCACCTCGGCGCCCTCGTAGATCGAGGCGAGCTGGCGGATGCGCTTGGCCGGCACGGGCAGGTCGGCGTGCGCGTCGTCGGCGCCGAGCACATCCTTGATGTGCACGTAGCCGGCCGGCAGGCCCTCCTCGTCGGCGACGATGTAGCGCGAGAAGCCCCGCTCGCGCACGGCCGCCTCGACGTCGGCCGGGGTCGCGCCCGCCGGCAGCGTGACGATCTCCTCGAGCGGCAGCGCCACCTCGCGCACGCGGCGCTCGGTGAACTCGAACGTGCGGCTGATCGCGCCGGTCGGGTCGAACAGCAGCCCCTCGCGCTTCGAGGTCTCGACGATCGTCTCGACCTCGTCGATCGTGAACGCGCTCGCGGCCTCGTCGACCGGCTGCACCCGGAAGAGGCGCAGGATGGCGTTCGCGACGCCGTTCATCGCCCAGATGACGGGCTTGAAGATGCGCGAGATGAGCACGAGCGGCGGCGCGAGCAGCAGCACCGCGCGGTCGGGCACCGAGAACGCGGCGTTCTTCGGCACCATCTCGCCCAGCACGACGTGCAGGTACGTCACGAGCAGCAGCGCGATGACGAAGGCGACGACCGAGACGACCTCGGGCGCGAGGCCCGTCCACTCGAGCGGGCCCTCGAGCAGGTGGTGGATCGCCGGCTCCGAGACGTTGAGGATGAGCAGCGAGCAGACCGTGATGCCCAGCTGGCACATCGCGAGCATGAGCGAGACGTGCTCCATCGCCCACAGCGCGAGCTTCGCCGCCCGGTTGCCGCGGTCGGCGAGGGGCTCGATCTGGGAGCGCTTGGCGGAGATGACGGCGAACTCGGCGCCGACGAAGAAGGCGTTGGCGATCAGCAGGATGACCAGCCACATGATGCCGAGCCAGTCGTTCATCGCTCGCCCTCCTCGTCTGCCGGGCGGTCGATGTGGCGCACGCGGTCGACGCGGCGCCCGTCGACGCGCTCGACGCGGAGCGTGCCGCTGTCGATCTCGACGGTGTCGCCGACGGCCGGGAGCGAGCCGAGGCTCGCCATGATGAAGCCGCCGACGGTCTCGTAGGGGCCGTCCTCGGGGATCGCGATGCGCGCGCGCTCGAGCAGCTCGTCGGGGCGGAACTCGCCCGGGAAGGTCACCCATCCGGGGCCCTGGATCACGTCGACGTGCAGGCGGTCGTGCTCGTCCGCGACCTCGCCGACGACCTCCTCGACGAGGTCCTCGAGGGTCGCAATGCCCGCGGTGCCGCCGTACTCGTCGATCACGATCGCGAGCTGGTAGCCGCGCTCCTTGAGATCCGACAGCAGCGCGTCGAGGCGCACCGACTCGGGCACGCGGTGCGGCTCCTCGGCGATCGCGGCGACCGGCACGTCGGCGCGTCGCTCGCGCGGCACCGAGATGGCCTGCTTGATGTGGGCGATGCCGATGACCTCGTCGAGGTCGCCGTCGATCACCGGGAAGCGCGATAGGCCCGTGCGGTGGGCGAGCGCGACGAGGTCGGCGACCGAGTCGCTGCGCTCGATCGCCTCGACGCGCGGACGGGGCGTCATGACGTCGCCCGCCGAGAGCTCCGAGAAGCGCAGCGTGCGGGCGAGGAGCGTCGCAGCCCCCGCCTCGAGCGCGCCCTCCATGGCGCTGCGGCGCACGAGGCTCGTGAGCTCGTCGGCCGTGCGGGCGCCCGAGAGCTCCTCCTTCGGCTCGATGCCGATCGAGCGCAGGATGCCGTTGGCCGAGCCGTTGAGCGCGAGCACGGCCGGCTTGAAGACGGCCGTGAAGGCGCGCTGGAAGGGCGTGACGCCGATCGCGGTGCCGAGCGGCTTCGCGAGCGCGAGGTTCTTGGGCACGAGCTCGCCGACGATCATCGACAGGATCGTGGCGCCGGTCATCGCGATGACGCTCGCGAGCGGGGCGGCGAAGCCCTCAGCCAGCCCCCACGACACGAGCACCGGCGTGAGCAGGCGCGAGATCGCGGGCTCCATCGTGTAGCCGGTGAGCAGCGTCGTGAGCGTGATGCCCAGCTGCGCGCTCGAGAGGTGCGTCGAGGTCTGCCGGAGCGCCTTGATGGTGCCCGCCAGGCGCGACTCGCCGCGATCGCGACGGGCTTCGAGCTCCGCGCGGTCGAGGTTGACGAGCGCGAACTCGCTGGCGACGAAGAGGCCGGTTCCGATCGTCAGGACGACGCCGATGCTGATGAGGATGAGGTCCATCAGCCGATCGGTTCCGGCACGGGACTATGACTGTGGTCGTCGTTCACGCGCGGCATCCTATCGGTCGGCGCCCCGCATCCGCTCGGTGGGAGCCTCGACGCGCTCGGCGCGTCACCAGCTGACCGGCAGCGCCTTGCCCTCCTCGTAGCCCGCCGCCGACTGCACGCCGACGCGCGCGCGCTCGCGGAACTCGGGCACCGTCGCCGCGCCCGCGTACGTGAACGACGAGCGCACGCCGGAGGTGATCATGTCGACGAGGTCCTCGACGCTCGGCCGCTGCGGGTCGAGGAGGATCGTCGACGACGAGATGCCCTCGGCGAAGAGCGTCTTCCGCGCGAGCTCGTACGCGTCGAGGCCGGCGTTGCGGCCGAGCACGGCCTTGGTCGACGCCATGCCCCACGACTCCTTGTAGAGGCGGCCGCGGTCGTCGCGCTGCAGGCGGCCGGGTGCCTCGATCGTGCCGGCGAACCAGCTGCCCACCATGACGCTCGAGGCGCCCGCGGCGAGCGCGAGCGCGACGTCGCGCGGGTAGCGCACCCCGCCGTCGGCCCACACCCGCGCGCCCACCTCGATCGCGGCGGCCGCGGTGTCGAGCACGGCCGAGAACTGCGGTCGCCCCACCGCCGTCATCATGCGCGTCGTGCACATCGCGCCGGGCCCGACGCCGACCTTGAGGATCGAGGCGCCGGCGGCGGCGAGGTCGCGCACGCCGTCGGCCGAGACGACGTTGCCCGCTGCGACCGGGATCGCGTCGCCGACCGCGGCGCGCACGGCCTCGAGGGCGCGCAGCATGCCGCCCTGGTGCCCGTGCGCCGTGTCGACGACGACGACGTCGGCGCCCGCGTCGACGAGCGCCTTGGCCTTCTGCCCGGGGTCGCCGTTGATGCCGACCGCGACGGCGACCGAGAGGCGGCCGGATGCGTCGAGCGCCGGCGTGTAGATGTCGGCGCGGAGCGCGCCGAGCCGCGAGGCGATGCCGACGCACCGGCCGTCCTCGACGACCGGGGCGACGTCGACGCCCTCGCGCTCGAGCGCGGCGAACATCGTGCGGCCGTCGACGGCCTCGGCCATGGTGAGCGCAGGCAGGTGCGAGTGCAGCAGGTCGCCGAGCGTCGCGTCGGGCAGCGCCGAGGCGAGCCGCTCGGCCGGGATCGCGCCGAGCAGCATGCCCTCGGCATCCTCGACCACCACCGCGTGGCCGGCGATCGCGGGCACGCGCCGCGTGACGTCGAGCACGATGTCGGTCGGCGCCGCGCGGTGGGGCGACTCGAGGCCGATCGGCTGCGCCTTGACCCAGTCGATGCCGGCGATCGTCTCCTCGAGCGGCGGATCCTGCGTCAGCACGGCGAGGCCGCCGCGGCGCGCGAGGGTCGCCGCCATGCGGGGGCCGGTGACCGAGTTCATGTTGGAGGCGACGATCGGGAGCGTCGCGCTCGTGCCGTCGTCGGGCGAGAGGTCGACCGACATGCGGGAGCCGACATCGCTGCGGCTGGGGACGAGGAAGACGTCGGAGTAGGTGAGGTCGTGCTCCGGGACGTCGTCGATGAAGCGCATGGCTCCAGGGTAGGCGTGCCGGGGCGCGCTCAGCCCTTCGCCTGGCTCCAGTCGGCGACGACGGCGGTCTGCACGGGGAACTCGATCGGGAAGGCGCCGAAGAGCATGCGGCCAGCGTCGGCCGCGGCCTCGCGCACCGACGCGGCCACCGCATCCGCCGCCTCCTCGGGCGCGTGCACGATGACCTCGTCGTGGAGGAAGCACACGAGCGCCGCCCCCTCGATGTCGCGGATGGCGCGGCGGATGCCCGCCATCCACGCGAGCGCCCACTCGGCGGCGGTGCCCTGCACCACGAAGTTGCGCGTGAAGCGGCCCCACGCGCGCGCTTGCCGCAGGCCGCGCTCGTCGTCCCGCCAGCGGGGCGGCAGGGGCGACGTGCGGCCGAGCCACGTGCGCACGCGCTCGCGGCGCTCCCCTGCGCGCGCCGCGGCCTCGACGACGCCCATCGCCCGCGGGTAGGCGCGCGCGAGCCGCGGGAGGACGACGGCCGACTCCCCCGTCGTGCCGCCGTAGAGCGCGCCGAGCATCCCGATCTTGGCCTGCTGGCGGCTGTCGACGACGCCGCGGTCGACGAGGCCCTGGTAGAGGTCGGTGCCGCGGCCGGCCGCCGCGAGCGCCTGGTCGCGCGCGATCGCGGCGAGCGCGCGCGGCTCGAGCTGCGCGGCGTCGGCGACGACGAGCCGCATGCCGGGCTCGGCGGCGACCGCCGCGCGGATCTGCCGCGCGATCTGCATCGCCCCCGATCCCTCGGTCGCCCAGCGGCCGGTGACGACGCCGCCGGGCACGTACTCGATCGCGAGGCGCGTGCGGCCCTGCGCGTCGGCGCGCGCCCAGCGCTGCGCCCACGCGCGGCCGTTCGCGGTGTGCAGGCGCGCGAGGTGCTTGTACTCGATGAGCGGTGCGATGACCGGGTGGTCGTGCTCGCGCAGCTCCCACCGCGCTGTCGAGGCGACGTCGAGCCCCGCGCGCCGCAGCGCCTTCAGCACCTCCTGCGGCGAGTCGGGGTTGAGCGACGGCGCGCCGAGGGCGTCGCGCACCTGCGCGGCGAGCGCCTCCATGCCGAGCGGCCGATCGCCCGGGCCCCCGCCCGCGGGCGGCTCGCCGAGCGCCTCGGCGAGCAGCGCGTCGTGCCGAGCGCGATCGAACGGCAGCCCCTGGCGGCTCAGCTCGACCGCGATGACCGCGCCCATCGACTCGGCGGCCGCGAGCATCCGCAAGCCAGCGTCGTCGCCGATCGCGGCCTCCTGCGCGGCGAGCTGGCCAGCGAGCTCGTCGAGCGGCTCGGCATCGGGCGCGAGCGAGAAGAGTCCCTCCGCCTCGGCCCGCAGCGCGCGCGACCAGCGCTCCTCGGCCGGGAGCCCGCGGGCGTCGACGAGGATGCGGTGCACGAGCCGCACGTCGCGCACGCGCTCGAGCCGCACGCCGGCGTCGAGGAGCGCCGGCACGGCCGACCGGGCATCCTGCCAGACGATGCGCGCACGCGGCGCCGAGAGCCGCGCATCGTGGGCGACGTGCGCGCGGTCGTGCACCGCCGCATCCGTCGCCCGACCGCCGACGAGGGTCGCCACGGCGATGCGCTCGCCGCGATCGAGGGGCACGACGCCCACATCCGTGGCCATACCGGAACGCTAGTCGGCGGGTCCGACACCCGCCGTTCACCGAAGCGCGGCAAGATGGTGTCGGAGACAGCGATGACAGCGCAGGTTGTGGTGCTCAACGCGACGCTCGAGCCGATCGGCGTCGCTTCGCTGCAGCGCGCCGTGGCCTTCATCGTGAAGGAGCGCGCGCAGGTCATGCTCGCGGGCGACGGCACGATCCGGTCGAACTCGCTCGAGCTGCCCGTGCCGCGCGTCGTGGTCTTCAACGACTACGTGCAGATCCCGCACACGCGGCTCTACGACCGCATGCCGTGGACGCGCCGCGGCGTCCTCGACCGCGACCGCCGCCGCTGCGCCTACTGCGGGGGCCCGGGCGCGACCATCGACCACATCCAGCCCGTCTCGCGCGGCGGGGAGTCGAGCTGGCTCAACACCATCACCGCGTGCGTCGCGTGCAACGGCGCGAAGGGCAACCGGACGCCCGCGGAGGCCGGCATGCCGCTGCGGTTCGAGCCGCGCGTGGTGTGGCGGCGCGAGGTGATGATGCTCGCCGTCGAGGCGGCGGGCGTCGACCTGCAGGCCCTCGGGCTCGCCCGCTGACCGCCGCGCTCGACCCTGAGCGCCGTGGCGCCGGGCCGCTCGGGAGCGCCACTATGCTGGTGGGCAGTGTCGCCGCAGGCCTCCCTGCGGCATGCCCGGAGAATCGAAAGAGGCGATCGATACCGTGTCCACCCCTGCGGACGACAACGATTTCGGAGCGAACGAGTGGCTCGTCGAGGAGCAGTACCAGCTCTTCGCGAAGGACAAGGACTCGGTGGCCCGATCGTGGTGGCCCATCCTGGAGCGGTACGCGGCGCAGCGTGACGCGGGAGGCGCGGCGACGAGCATGAGCGAGCGCCCCGAGCGGCCCGCGTCGCAGGGCGCCGCGCCTGAGGCCACGGCGCAGCAGTCGCAGGCGTCGCAGCCCCAGGGCGGGACGGAGCAGGCGGATGCGCCCAGGGCCGAGTCGGCGAAGGCCCCGGCCGCCCCGTCGAAGCCGACGCCGCCGCGCCGGCCGGTGCGCAACGAGTCGCGCCCCGAGCAGCCCGTCGACTCGGGCGAGGGGCAGCGCGCCCAGGACGCGCCCCGCGAGGACACCGAGGGCCAGGCCGAGACGCCCGCCCCCGCCGCGAAGGGCGACGGCGGCATCGTCGCCAAGACGACCGCGCAGGCCGCCCGCCCGACCCCCGTTCCGGCGGATGCGCCCACCGCTCAGGCGAAGAAGGAGCAGGCGCAGAAGGACGAGAAGGCGCAGTCGGCCGACGCCAAGCCCGCCGACGAGCCCGTCGTCACGACCCTGCGCGGCATGCCCAAGACCCTCGCCGCCAACATGGACAAGTCGCTGACGATGCCGACCGCCACGAGCGTGCGCACGGTGCCGGCGAAGCTCATGATCGATCAGCGCATCGTCATCAACAACCACCTGCGACGCACGCGCGGCGGCAAGGTGTCGTTCACGCACATCATCGGCTACGCGCTCGTGCAGGCGCTCAAGGCCTTCCCGAGCCAGAACGTCTACTACGACGTCGTCGACGGCAAGCCGGCGATGATCGCGCCGCCGCACATCAACCTCGGCATCGCGATCGACATCCCCAAGCCCGACGGCACCCGCGCGCTGCTCGTGCCGAGCATCAAGGCGTGCGAGACGATGGACTTCTCGGAGTTCGTCGAGGCGTACGAGGCGCTCGTGAAGAAGGCGCGCGCGAACAAGCTCGACGCGGGCGACTTCGCGGGCACGACGATCTCGCTCACGAACCCCGGCGGCATCGGCACCGTGCACTCGGTGCCGCGCCTCATGCCCGGCCAGGGCTGCATCATCGGCGTCGGCGCGCTCGACTACTCGGCCGAGTTCATGGGCGCGAGCCCCGAGCGGCTGGCGGATGCGGGCGTCGGCAAGACCGTGACCCTCACATCGACCTACGACCACCGCGTCATCCAGGGCGCCGGCTCGGGCGAGTTCCTGAAGATCGTGC is a genomic window containing:
- a CDS encoding HNH endonuclease; the protein is MTAQVVVLNATLEPIGVASLQRAVAFIVKERAQVMLAGDGTIRSNSLELPVPRVVVFNDYVQIPHTRLYDRMPWTRRGVLDRDRRRCAYCGGPGATIDHIQPVSRGGESSWLNTITACVACNGAKGNRTPAEAGMPLRFEPRVVWRREVMMLAVEAAGVDLQALGLAR
- a CDS encoding hemolysin family protein; translated protein: MNDWLGIMWLVILLIANAFFVGAEFAVISAKRSQIEPLADRGNRAAKLALWAMEHVSLMLAMCQLGITVCSLLILNVSEPAIHHLLEGPLEWTGLAPEVVSVVAFVIALLLVTYLHVVLGEMVPKNAAFSVPDRAVLLLAPPLVLISRIFKPVIWAMNGVANAILRLFRVQPVDEAASAFTIDEVETIVETSKREGLLFDPTGAISRTFEFTERRVREVALPLEEIVTLPAGATPADVEAAVRERGFSRYIVADEEGLPAGYVHIKDVLGADDAHADLPVPAKRIRQLASIYEGAEVEDALALMRSTGAHIARSFDEHGETTGLLFLEDIIEELVGEVRDATRRLF
- a CDS encoding bifunctional 3'-5' exonuclease/DNA polymerase, giving the protein MATDVGVVPLDRGERIAVATLVGGRATDAAVHDRAHVAHDARLSAPRARIVWQDARSAVPALLDAGVRLERVRDVRLVHRILVDARGLPAEERWSRALRAEAEGLFSLAPDAEPLDELAGQLAAQEAAIGDDAGLRMLAAAESMGAVIAVELSRQGLPFDRARHDALLAEALGEPPAGGGPGDRPLGMEALAAQVRDALGAPSLNPDSPQEVLKALRRAGLDVASTARWELREHDHPVIAPLIEYKHLARLHTANGRAWAQRWARADAQGRTRLAIEYVPGGVVTGRWATEGSGAMQIARQIRAAVAAEPGMRLVVADAAQLEPRALAAIARDQALAAAGRGTDLYQGLVDRGVVDSRQQAKIGMLGALYGGTTGESAVVLPRLARAYPRAMGVVEAAARAGERRERVRTWLGRTSPLPPRWRDDERGLRQARAWGRFTRNFVVQGTAAEWALAWMAGIRRAIRDIEGAALVCFLHDEVIVHAPEEAADAVAASVREAAADAGRMLFGAFPIEFPVQTAVVADWSQAKG
- the guaB1 gene encoding GMP reductase — its product is MRFIDDVPEHDLTYSDVFLVPSRSDVGSRMSVDLSPDDGTSATLPIVASNMNSVTGPRMAATLARRGGLAVLTQDPPLEETIAGIDWVKAQPIGLESPHRAAPTDIVLDVTRRVPAIAGHAVVVEDAEGMLLGAIPAERLASALPDATLGDLLHSHLPALTMAEAVDGRTMFAALEREGVDVAPVVEDGRCVGIASRLGALRADIYTPALDASGRLSVAVAVGINGDPGQKAKALVDAGADVVVVDTAHGHQGGMLRALEAVRAAVGDAIPVAAGNVVSADGVRDLAAAGASILKVGVGPGAMCTTRMMTAVGRPQFSAVLDTAAAAIEVGARVWADGGVRYPRDVALALAAGASSVMVGSWFAGTIEAPGRLQRDDRGRLYKESWGMASTKAVLGRNAGLDAYELARKTLFAEGISSSTILLDPQRPSVEDLVDMITSGVRSSFTYAGAATVPEFRERARVGVQSAAGYEEGKALPVSW
- a CDS encoding hemolysin family protein: MDLILISIGVVLTIGTGLFVASEFALVNLDRAELEARRDRGESRLAGTIKALRQTSTHLSSAQLGITLTTLLTGYTMEPAISRLLTPVLVSWGLAEGFAAPLASVIAMTGATILSMIVGELVPKNLALAKPLGTAIGVTPFQRAFTAVFKPAVLALNGSANGILRSIGIEPKEELSGARTADELTSLVRRSAMEGALEAGAATLLARTLRFSELSAGDVMTPRPRVEAIERSDSVADLVALAHRTGLSRFPVIDGDLDEVIGIAHIKQAISVPRERRADVPVAAIAEEPHRVPESVRLDALLSDLKERGYQLAIVIDEYGGTAGIATLEDLVEEVVGEVADEHDRLHVDVIQGPGWVTFPGEFRPDELLERARIAIPEDGPYETVGGFIMASLGSLPAVGDTVEIDSGTLRVERVDGRRVDRVRHIDRPADEEGER